The [Pantoea] beijingensis genomic sequence ACAGCATAGCGACACCCGCATCGATGATTATTACTGGCTGCGTGATGATCATCGTGAAGATAGCGAGGTGCTGGATTATCTGCACGCTGAGAATGATTACGCTGATAAAGTGATGTCAACCCAGGCGGCATTGCAGGAGCGAGTGCTGAAAGAGATTATCGAGCGTATTCCACCACAGGATCATTCTGTTCCTTACGTCAAAAACGGCTATCGCTATCAGCAACGGTATGATGCGGGAAATGAATATCCCCTCTATTTGCGTCAGTTGGCTACGGCCAGCGATACTGCATCATGGCAAACCCTGCTTGATGCCAATGAGCGTGCCGCGCACAGTGAATTTTATACCTTGGGCGCGCTGGAGATCAGCCCTGATAACCAGGTTATGGCGCTGGCGGAAGACTTTCTTTCCCGCCGACAATACGGAATTCGCTTTCGTCATCTTGTCAGTGGGAACTGGTATCCTGAAGTGCTTGAAGACGTCTCAGCCAGTGCGGCGTGGGCAAATGACTCGCGCACGTTTTATTATGTGCGTCAGGATAAAAATACGTTGCTGCCCTGGCAAGTATGGCGGCATACGCTTGGTGAACCACAATCATCCGATGAGCTAGTCTATGAAGAGCAGGACGATGCTTTTTACGTCGGCATTTATAAAAGCCTGTCGGATCGGTTTATTTTGATTGCGCTTAATAGCAGCACAACCAGTGAAACGCTATTGCTGGATGCGGAAGTTCGGGATGCGAAACCGCAGATTTTCTGCGCACGACGTAAAGATCACGAGTACAGCGTCGAACATTACAAACAGCATTTTTATGTCCGCTCCAATCGCGAAGGCAAAAATTTTGGGCTGTATCGCACGAATGTACTCGCGGAATCTAACTGGGAAACGCAGGTTCCCGCTCGCGATAATATCGTACTGGAAGACTTCCAATTGTTTCGTGACTGGCTGGTACTCGAAGAGCGCCAGCATGGGCTGACCCGCATTCGTCAGTTGGCTTGGCTCGGCGGTCAAGAGATTAACATTGCATTTGATGACCCAACGTATGTGAGTTGGCTGGGTTATAATCCCAACCCCGAATCGAGCGCGCTGCGCTACGGTTATTCGTCAATGACCACGCCATCGACGTTGTTTGAGCTGAACATGGACAGTGGCGAGCGCCAGGTGCTGAAACAGGCTGAGGTCAAAGGGTTTGATGCGAATCAGTACCGAAGTGAACGCGTGTGGGTGAGGGCGCGCGATGGCGTCGAGGTGCCCGTTTCGCTGGTTTATCATCACCAACACTATCAGCCGGGTAAAAATCCTCTGCTGATATATGGTTACGGGTCGTATGGCAGCAGCATGGACGCGAACTTTAGCGCCAGCCGGTTAAGTTTGCTGGACCGCGGATTCGTGTTTGCTCTGGCACATATTCGCGGCGGGGGAGAGCTGGGGCAACAGTGGTACGACGACGGTCGATTGCTGAATAAAATGAACACCTTTAATGACTTCCTTGATGTTACGCACGCGTTGGTAGCACAGGGATATGGCGATGAAAAACGCGTGTATGCCATGGGGGGCAGTGCAGGTGGCCTGTTGATGGGAACTATTATCAATATGCAACCGTCCCTCTTTCATGGCGTGGTGGCTCAGGTGCCTTTTGTCGATGTTGTGACAACTATGCTTGATGAAACTATTCCGCTGACGACGGGGGAATATGATGAATGGGGCAACCCCAACGAACAGCGCTATTATGACTACATCAAACAATACAGCCCCTACGATAACGTGAGCGATCATGTTTACCCGCATATGCTGGTCAACACCGGTCTGCATGATTCCCAGGTGCAATACTGGGAGCCGGCGAAATGGGTAGCGAAACTGCGCGAGTCTAAAACCGGAGACAGCCTGTTGCTGCTGTGCACGGATATGGACTCAGGCCATGGTGGTAAATCAGGAAGATTTAAGGCTTACGAGAGTGTTGCATTGGAATATGCTTTTTTGATCGCGCTGGCGCAGGGCACGCTAACTGCCGAAAATGCCAGCTGATTCATGCTGGCAGATGGCGCAGCATTGCGGTGCGCAGTTCGGCTTTTAAATCCGGGATATTTGCCAGCATCCACTTTAAATAGCCCGGGTCGCGCTTTGCTACCTCGGCAATTTTATGTCCGCGGTACTTACCAAACGGAAATGTCTCTGCCGAATTGCGTTGCTGCATGCGATTGGACATCTGGATCGCGTTCCAACCTGATGTTTGCATAATACGGATCAGCAGTGATGCCGTTACATAGCAATCGAACAGCGCCCGGTGGGCATGAAGATCCGCAGGCGGAGTCACTTCTAACTGAAGGCTTTCCCGCAGTGCCTGATTGCCATATTTCCGCCCGGGCCACAGTGCTCTTGCGAGTGTCATTGTGCAAATCCACTCGCCATGCATTTCCGGCAGTATGCGACGATCGAAGCTGGCATTATGTGCAACGTAATATGCACTGCCATGATAGCGGTCAATCACTTGCTCAATGGTGGGTTTGCCTGCCACCATTGCTTCTGTTATCCGATGTACAGCCATTGCCTGGCGGCTAATAGGGCGATCGGGGCAGATTAAATCGCTCATCGGATTTACAATCTCACCATCAATCACATCGACGGAGGCGATTTCAACAATCCCGCCTTGCAGCCCACAGGTTTCTGTATCAATTACGCGTAGCATGCATCACCTTCGTTACCCGCTTGCCCGAGTAGCCTGCGGGTATACCTGATCTGTCTTAACGTTTGCATCATGTTGGCTCAGAGTCCATTACCCCGCAGGGTAAATGGGAATATCCGTTCAGGCGTTATTTCTGTTTTGGTTCATAAGGAAGACGCGACAGGCTCAGGGATGCCTGACGGTAATGCGCCAAACGCTGCCGGAACCAGTCGCGTAAAGATTCTGGCTGCTCTCGCTCTACCATTTCAGCGATGGTTGGCATGTTATAACGCTCTTTAAATGCGACGCCAGCAGCGGCTAAATCTACGTTTATTTTGTCTTTCTCTTCTTGCGGCAGGATCGCCAGATTTTGATGCATTATTCTCTCCTGTGGCAACCAAAATAGCCGATGACGGCATGGACCAACCCAAGTGTCCCTGGAACTAACCCTACATGAGCCAGGCCGTTAACCCTCAGATTATTTCGGGTATGCCACGGCTTGGCAAGCCCCGTATGCATTGATTGCCGTTATCGCCTCGACAGCGTGATAGTTGCAGAGTATTCTTCGGCCTTTGTCACAGCCTGCGGGCTGCAGCTCAAAAGGATGGCACGATGCGTAAATTCAGTTTCCCCTCAAGCGCAGCGCTACTGATTACGGGCGTGGCTTTCTCCCAGACGGCAATGGCCCATGCGCACCTGAAAACACAATATCCGGCAGCCGATGCCACAATGGATGTTTCTCCGCAGGCGCTAACATTGAGTTTTACAGAAGGTATTGAACCTGCCTTCAGCGGTGTTGAGATGATGACTCACGATCGCCAGGCCGAACCCATGGCAAAAGTAGAACGAGATGCAAACAACCCTGCCCAGCTAATTGTTCCCCTCAGTCTGCCGCTAACCAGTGGAAATTATCAGGTAAACTGGCATGTATTATCGGTTGACGGTCATAAGACCAAAGGAAATTACACTTTCAGCGTGAAATAGACTATGTCACTGAGCTTACTGTTTATTCTTTGCCGCTGGTTGCATTTTACAGCACTGATTTTGCTGGTGGGTGCCGTATCTTATACTGCATTACTGGCCCCAAAATCTTTTAGGTCACATCTCATTTTACGATTGTATCCTCTGATACAGGGCACATGCGTGCTGACATTGTTTAGTGCAGGTGCGTTACTGGCAGTACAAACCGGTTTAATGAGCGGTGACTGGCACGATATCGGCGATAGTGAAACCTGGTTGGCAGTGCTGGGTACACGCTTTGGTCAGGCGTGGCAATGGCAAATATTCCTTTCAGCCGCTGCCTGCCTGGTATTTTTATATCTTAGAGTGAAGCGCCAACTGGTGTTGTTTGTGTTGGGACTGGTGCAATTGTGTGGGTTGGCATTTGTTGGGCATGCCACGATGTTAGAAGGATGGGCGGGGGCCTTACAGCGTTCAAATCATGCCATACACCTTATCTCTGCTGCATTTTGGGCTGGCGGGTTGCTGCCACTCCTGTTATTGATGCAGGAAGTGAGTAAAATCACGCTACGTGATGATGCCATCCGTACCATGATGCGTTTTTCACGTTATGGACACCTCGCGGTAGCACTGGCTATCATCACCGGCATGGTCAATTCAATTATGATATTGGGATGGCCGCTGAGCAGTTTTGCTGCTTATAGCCAGTGGTTGGCACTAAAGATATGTCTGGTGGCGGTCATGATAATGATTGCCTTATTTAATCGTTATTGGCTGGTACCGCGATTTCAGCTGGTGGGCGAGGAAGCACACCAGCGCTTCATCCTGATGACGAAGATTGAACTGGTGATTGCTATCGCCGTCGTGTTTGTGGTTAGCGTATACGCCACATTGCCACCCGCTTAAAAAATGGTGTGTTACCGACGTGAAAACTGTTTGCAGACAGCGACGTGGAGGCAGTCATCCAGACGGTAATGTGAAGTATAACGATATATTTTATTCTGCGCCTGAATGTTGGGTGCTTTCAGTGAGGTTAGAAACCCGATGAAAAAACTGGTTTGTTTGCTGCTTTCAATGGGGATTTGCGGTAGCGCGCTGGCGTCATCTCAAATTATTACCGTGAGTCGTTTTGAAATAGGTAAAGAAAAGTGGCCATTTAACCGCGAAGAGGTCATGTTAACCTGTACCGAACGGCACGAGTTATTGGCGATTAACCCCAGCACGCTGGCGAAATATCCATTAAACGATTCGGCTGCGGCGTCACTGAGAGCGGGGCAGATACAAATGCAGCCTATTAGCGTGATTCAGGCTGATGATGCGAAAAACCCCGGACAGAAAATGAGTCTTCAACCAATAATTGAGCGTGCAGCTAAGCTTTGTCATTAAGCGTATAACAACATTTTGCGGATGCCATGGAGGGCATCCCTCCCCGTTTTTCACGCGATACATTTCAGTCTACAAATTCAGTCGTGCTATCTGTATTCGGTTGTTACATGAACCCACTCCCGGTAATTTACCGATTTTGCACTGCGCTGCAACCCGAATGATTCTGGGCATACCGCTCACCTGCTAGCGAATGTTTCGAGGGTTGGAAAGGTTGTATTGAGATTTCTGCCATCCCGATCACAGAGTACACTTCTTTCTTTCTGACACAGCCTCTTAGCTGGAAATTCCATCCGTTTTGTCTACCCTTTAAAGGGCATGGCGACCTCGCCTGCATTAATGCCAACTTTTAGCGCACGGCTCTACCAAGAGCCATTCCCCTGGACCGAATACAGGAATCGTATTCGGTCTTTTTTTTACCCCCCCTTTCAGGTTTGAAAAGCAGTAAAGTTATTCAATCTCAATCAGTTAACGGAGTTTTTTTGCCCTGCATTACTCAGTCAGATTCTGTGTCGCCACTTTTTCGCGCCATGAACGTCAGTGGATCGCAAAAAATAGCCCCCGCTTTGATGGTGAAGATGGGAGTGTCGGTCGCTTTTTAGCATACCGGATATTCATTGGTTGGACTTAAACAGGCAGGGTAATAAAAACATTCCCAGGTTTTGCTAATCATTAAATTTTGTTAATCTATTTACTCTGTTACTTCATGGGATTAGGGATTAAAAATGGAAGAAGTTGAGTTTTTTAATGATGGTAAAGTCAGTGTTTCAAGCGCACGATTTCGTGTTGGTGCCAGCACATATGCAATGCAAGGGGTGACATCTGTAAAAAGGGGGCAAAAAGATGCTAATAAATTACCTGCGATACTCATGGTCGCAATTGGCCTGTTTATGCTAATAGGGGTTGAGCATTTTGGACCTAAATCCTTAGGTGTGCTTTTAATTGTAATAGGCGTTGTATTGTTTAAGAAATTAAAACCCGAATTCAGTGTTTATTTAAATAGTGCGTCGGGGGAAAGCCAGGCTCTGCAAAGTAAAGATAAAGGCTATATAGATAAGGTTATCGAAGCGCTAAATCAGTCTATCGTTCATAGAGGCTAACGATAAGTTATTGCCAGGTCACATCGGCACCACCTCTTAGAGAGGTGGTGATTAATGTCGAATAGCCTGAAAAATACGCGAGGAATATTCCTGTCTACGCATGGGCAAGAAAACAGCGACTAAATGATCGTTGGTGGCATCGGCACTTATCCTGATGGTATAGAGCATACACGGGCTGGCTATTTTTTTTAAAGCGCCCATCTCAGGCATTATGACAGCGTCAATAAAATACTGCGGGTTGAATGACGTTAACGCATACGCGGGGTTAATAGCAACGAAGCAAAAAACCAGCGGGTCTATCGTGTAACGTCGTGGAGGCGGGGAAGTTAAACGAATCCGCAACGTTATGAGGAAAAATTCTGCCTGTAAAGTGTTATTACCATGCTGTTTAAGTTCGATCTGTTGAAATGAGCGGAATATTCAAAATACGGTGATCGCATTATGTCACAGCTCATTTTATCACGGACGTCATCTACACCTGAAACTGGCTATCAACTACTTTCGGCTTTAGTGAAGGGTGATATCAAACCTGGTCATTCATGGAACCGAGCCGGATACCGTACTAAGTATT encodes the following:
- the copD gene encoding copper homeostasis membrane protein CopD; translated protein: MSLSLLFILCRWLHFTALILLVGAVSYTALLAPKSFRSHLILRLYPLIQGTCVLTLFSAGALLAVQTGLMSGDWHDIGDSETWLAVLGTRFGQAWQWQIFLSAAACLVFLYLRVKRQLVLFVLGLVQLCGLAFVGHATMLEGWAGALQRSNHAIHLISAAFWAGGLLPLLLLMQEVSKITLRDDAIRTMMRFSRYGHLAVALAIITGMVNSIMILGWPLSSFAAYSQWLALKICLVAVMIMIALFNRYWLVPRFQLVGEEAHQRFILMTKIELVIAIAVVFVVSVYATLPPA
- the yobA gene encoding CopC domain-containing protein YobA produces the protein MRKFSFPSSAALLITGVAFSQTAMAHAHLKTQYPAADATMDVSPQALTLSFTEGIEPAFSGVEMMTHDRQAEPMAKVERDANNPAQLIVPLSLPLTSGNYQVNWHVLSVDGHKTKGNYTFSVK
- a CDS encoding DNA polymerase III subunit theta, encoding MHQNLAILPQEEKDKINVDLAAAGVAFKERYNMPTIAEMVEREQPESLRDWFRQRLAHYRQASLSLSRLPYEPKQK
- a CDS encoding S9 family peptidase gives rise to the protein MIPPKAKKIPYSMTQHSDTRIDDYYWLRDDHREDSEVLDYLHAENDYADKVMSTQAALQERVLKEIIERIPPQDHSVPYVKNGYRYQQRYDAGNEYPLYLRQLATASDTASWQTLLDANERAAHSEFYTLGALEISPDNQVMALAEDFLSRRQYGIRFRHLVSGNWYPEVLEDVSASAAWANDSRTFYYVRQDKNTLLPWQVWRHTLGEPQSSDELVYEEQDDAFYVGIYKSLSDRFILIALNSSTTSETLLLDAEVRDAKPQIFCARRKDHEYSVEHYKQHFYVRSNREGKNFGLYRTNVLAESNWETQVPARDNIVLEDFQLFRDWLVLEERQHGLTRIRQLAWLGGQEINIAFDDPTYVSWLGYNPNPESSALRYGYSSMTTPSTLFELNMDSGERQVLKQAEVKGFDANQYRSERVWVRARDGVEVPVSLVYHHQHYQPGKNPLLIYGYGSYGSSMDANFSASRLSLLDRGFVFALAHIRGGGELGQQWYDDGRLLNKMNTFNDFLDVTHALVAQGYGDEKRVYAMGGSAGGLLMGTIINMQPSLFHGVVAQVPFVDVVTTMLDETIPLTTGEYDEWGNPNEQRYYDYIKQYSPYDNVSDHVYPHMLVNTGLHDSQVQYWEPAKWVAKLRESKTGDSLLLLCTDMDSGHGGKSGRFKAYESVALEYAFLIALAQGTLTAENAS
- a CDS encoding DUF6232 family protein; this encodes MEEVEFFNDGKVSVSSARFRVGASTYAMQGVTSVKRGQKDANKLPAILMVAIGLFMLIGVEHFGPKSLGVLLIVIGVVLFKKLKPEFSVYLNSASGESQALQSKDKGYIDKVIEALNQSIVHRG
- the exoX gene encoding exodeoxyribonuclease X — encoded protein: MLRVIDTETCGLQGGIVEIASVDVIDGEIVNPMSDLICPDRPISRQAMAVHRITEAMVAGKPTIEQVIDRYHGSAYYVAHNASFDRRILPEMHGEWICTMTLARALWPGRKYGNQALRESLQLEVTPPADLHAHRALFDCYVTASLLIRIMQTSGWNAIQMSNRMQQRNSAETFPFGKYRGHKIAEVAKRDPGYLKWMLANIPDLKAELRTAMLRHLPA
- a CDS encoding YebY family protein; the encoded protein is MKKLVCLLLSMGICGSALASSQIITVSRFEIGKEKWPFNREEVMLTCTERHELLAINPSTLAKYPLNDSAAASLRAGQIQMQPISVIQADDAKNPGQKMSLQPIIERAAKLCH